A single region of the Cucumis melo cultivar AY chromosome 3, USDA_Cmelo_AY_1.0, whole genome shotgun sequence genome encodes:
- the LOC103488288 gene encoding RNA-binding protein involved in heterochromatin assembly dri1, which yields MSRPGDWNCRSCNHLNFQRRDSCQRCGDPRADFGGGSYGGGRVGGSSSFGFTTGPDVRPGDWYCTVANCGAHNFASRSICFKCGATKDETSAAAYDGDLPRMRGFNFGGASNRPGWKSGDWICARSDCNEHNFASRRECFRCNAPRDSNSKSPYS from the exons ATGAGTCGGCCGGGGGATTGGAATTGCAGGTCTTGCAACCATCTCAACTTTCAAAGGAGAGATTCTTGTCAACGATGTGGAGACCCTAGGGCCGACTTCGGCGGCGGAAGCTACGGCGGTGGACGAGTTGGTGGTTCTTCATCCTTCGGTTTCACTACCGGCCCCGACGTCCGCCCTGGGGATTGGTACTGCACCGTCGCTAACTGCGGCGCTCATAACTTCGCTAGCCGCTCTATCTGTTTTAAGTGCGGCGCCACCAAGGATGAGACTTCCGCCGCCGCTTACGACGGCGATTTGCCCAGAATGAGAGGCTTTAACTTCGGCGGTGCCTCCAACCGCCCTGGATGGAAATCTGGTGATTGGATCTGTGCCAG ATCGGATTGCAATGAGCACAACTTTGCGAGTCGAAGGGAATGCTTTAGATGCAATGCGCCAAGGGATTCCAACAGCAAGTCACCATACTCTTAa